agcgaagcatgCTTTAAAGTTAGGGccgggccgccatgtttggttaggccagccGGTCGATATTCTCTTCGttcctgtaaacattgtgacggatTAAATAAAGGCTTCGCGAGATTGTCTCAAGTCTGTTTCGACCTTGACATGGACCTTCTCATGTCGATGAGGCGTGATATTCAGTGCAGCAACCAACTAGACAGGCACCATATGAATAGCTCTCCTCCCGTTCACTATATCAAGAAAACTAGGGCGCGTGTACGTGTACCCTGACCACTCATGCTACAATCCAAACTCAGTCAATACGAGTAGTTAGTTACTCACAAAAGGTGTTAACATGTTTTAATTGTTTTTGTGCCGTTCAAAATGCGTATCTGACTTTTGAAAAATGTTATGTTTTAAAAATAGTTcatgtattttaaaatatttttgtaATATTAGTAAAAATGTTGACGTATTAAAACAATGTTCGTacaatttaaaaatgttcacccttttTATATGTTCATGTAATTTTAAAGAGTGTTCCTGTGCTAAAACATATGATcgtaattttaaaaatattcatgctctTTATAGAAGTGCATGTGATTTAAAAAAGTTTTATGTGTTTTAAAAAACATTGTTGATGCATAAAACAAATACACAATTTAAAAGTGACTGGGCATATGAGGATGGGTGTGTGGACTGGGTGTAGGTTGTATCTCATGAAGGACAATCGTCACGTCCAACTCAGGGATATTAATTTTAAAAGTATTAAACATTCGCTTGATGGCACTGCGATGATCGATATCATCCTTGAGATTGACCATGTTCTGACGTATTGTGCTTAGGTGGACATCGCGGCCATCGTTGGTGAGGACAGGACGTATGGAGGGTAAGGACAACACAAGTGAGGCAATATGTTTAAATATATAACGTGGACTTGTAAAAGGGTGGAATCGTTCTGATTGCGCTTGGAGCATTTAATTTTTCTCTATCGTTGCAATGCACGAACATGTTTGCTagtgaaaataaaagaaatataaaacaaaaaTAGGAAAGAACCAGAAGTTAAAGGAAAACGAATATAAAAAGTTGAAATAAGATAAACAACTCATTGAACAAAGAAAACTAACCGGTCCAGGGAGTCCCATTCACTTATTAAGGAACTGGCTATAAAAAATGAATTAATCCTTTATCATTTTTTTTAAATACCCCTCAAGAAAAGGTAGACAGCGAAGTCCGGCACAAGCAGCAACCACAGGGAAGAACAGGAGTTACATGAAGCTTATATCCAAACTACTACTAGTTATGTACACGAAAATTTTATCCACAAAGCTGCTGGGCAGCCCTCGAGTCATACGTTTCTGCGGTACACTACACTCTACAGGTTCAAAAACTTCCGCAGGGCACAGAGCCTAACGTCATCCCGGCATATGGGGCACGTCGTCTTCTTGGAGAACCACGTGGAAATGCACCGGCGGTGGAACGCGTGCGGGCAAGCCGGCAGCTCCACGGCGGGCTCTCCCTCCAGGCCATCCAGGCAGATCGCGCAGTCGTCCGTCGTCCCGGCGCCGTCCAGGTCCAGCTCCCTCTCTTTGCACGCCATCAGCAGGGCCTCCTCGCCGTGTATGATCCGCCGGTGCGCATTCATCGCGAAGCAGAAAGTGAAGCCGTCCTTGGCGTCCTCGCCGCGCGCCACGCGGACGATCTGCGGCACGATGTCCGCGGGCACGACGGCGTCCCACTCGTCCTCGTCGAGGTGGAGCTCCCGGAGCTGACGCAGCTCCGCCAGCATCCCGCGGAGGGCCCCCTGGCAGGCGCCGTCGCTCTGTAGCACGGACAGGTCGCCGACGGGGAACGTTATGGCGGAGTCGCAGCCGGCCTTGGTGTACTTCTGCAGCACCACCTTCGGGTGCCGGCCGCTCCTGCGGAACTCCAGGGACCGCGTCACGCTGCACGTCACACGCAGGGCGAACCGGTGGCTGCCGCCGTCGGAGGCTGCCGGCGCGGGCTCCTCGGAGAAGCATATCGTGGTCGCGTCGAGCCGGCGGTCGACTACTGCGCCGTCCGCGTCGTGCTTCGGCATCGCCATTGCTGCCAACCTAGGATCCGAACGTGCAGATGATTGCGGGTCTGGTGTTGATCAATCGGCGTGTGGTGCGCTATATGTAGGCCGGCTGGGCGGCGCGTGCGCGCCCTCCAGTCGGAAACGGCTTCCCAATTTGAATTCCGGTGGAACGCGATGCCGACTCGTGCCTCCTGGA
This region of Triticum aestivum cultivar Chinese Spring chromosome 2D, IWGSC CS RefSeq v2.1, whole genome shotgun sequence genomic DNA includes:
- the LOC123050361 gene encoding uncharacterized protein; its protein translation is MAMPKHDADGAVVDRRLDATTICFSEEPAPAASDGGSHRFALRVTCSVTRSLEFRRSGRHPKVVLQKYTKAGCDSAITFPVGDLSVLQSDGACQGALRGMLAELRQLRELHLDEDEWDAVVPADIVPQIVRVARGEDAKDGFTFCFAMNAHRRIIHGEEALLMACKERELDLDGAGTTDDCAICLDGLEGEPAVELPACPHAFHRRCISTWFSKKTTCPICRDDVRLCALRKFLNL